The following coding sequences are from one Loxodonta africana isolate mLoxAfr1 chromosome 18, mLoxAfr1.hap2, whole genome shotgun sequence window:
- the SCPEP1 gene encoding retinoid-inducible serine carboxypeptidase isoform X2 gives MVASDMMVLLKTFFDCHREFQTIPFYIFSESYGGKMAAGIGLQLHKAIQEGSIKCNFAGVALGDSWISPIDSVLSWGPYLYSMSLLDDQGLAEVAKVAEQVLNAVNKGYYKEATQLWGEAEAVIEQNTDGVNFYNILTKNTPVPAKESSLEFTQSHLVRLFQRHVRYLHQDSLSQLMNGPIRKKLKIIPADYSWGAQATNVFMNMEGDFMKPVISIVDELLEAGVNVTVYNGQLDLIVDTIGQEAWVRKLNWPELSRFSQLKWKALYSDPKSSQTSAFVKSYKNLAFYWILGAGHMVPSDQGHMALKMMRLVTQQE, from the exons ATGGTGGCTTCAGACATGATGGTTCTCCTGAAAACGTTCTTTGACTGCCACAGAGAATTCCAG ACAATTCCATTCTACATTTTCTCAGAGTCCTATGGAGGGAAAATGGCGGCTGGCATTGGTCTACAGCTTCATAAG GCCATTCAGGAAGGGAGCATCAAGTGCAACTTTGCAGGGGTTGCTTTGGGTGACTCCTGGATCTCGCCTATTG ATTCGGTGCTTTCCTGGGGACCTTACCTGTACAGCATG TCTCTCCTGGACGACCAGGGTCTGGCCGAGGTAGCCAAGGTTGCAGAGCAAGTCCTGAATGCTGTAAACAAGGGATACTACAAGGAGGCCACCCAGCTGTGGGGGGAAGCAGAAGCGGTCATTGAGCAG aacACAGATGGGGTGAACTTCTATAACATCTTAACTAAAAATACCCCAGTGCCTGCAAAGGAGTCGAGCCTGGAATTCACACAGAGCCATCTAG TTCGTCTTTTTCAGCGCCATGTGAGATACCTACACCAAGACTCCTTGAGTCAGCTCATGAACGGCCccatcagaaagaagctcaaaattaTTCCTGCGGATTACTCCTGGGGAG CTCAGGCTACAAATGTCTTCATGAACATGGAGGGAGACTTCATGAAGCCGGTCATCAGCATCGTGGACGAGTTGCTAGAAGCCGGGGTCAACGTGACCGTGTATAATGGACAGCTCGATCTCATCGTGGACACCATAG GTCAGGAGGCTTGGGTGCGGAAACTCAACTGGCCAGAGCTGTCCAGGTTCAGTCAGCTGAAGTGGAAAGCTCTATACAGTGACCCGAAATCTTCTCAAACATCTGCCTTTGTCAAGTCCTACAAGAACCTGGCTTTCTACTGGATTCTGGGAGCAGGGCACATG